In a single window of the Megalobrama amblycephala isolate DHTTF-2021 linkage group LG3, ASM1881202v1, whole genome shotgun sequence genome:
- the e2f8 gene encoding transcription factor E2F8 isoform X3 encodes MSSQLSEGQTLIKKPLISPLKATTTNDKGHVFAEPQTPLKNANKAPVSEAASLESHNNMGPLTTPTKGLEAPSSEPWTPTSNLKMLISAASPEIRNREKEQAVDSGESENSQEPEQGEEVEKLQISRKDKSLGLLCYKFLARYPNYPNPAVNNKISLDDVATELNVERRRIYDIMNVLESLNMVSRLAKNCYTWHGRVKLAQTLAELKQAGKKNRYEQLMHQIRQRNLEREEREFDLEGEEKENEEMSSFDMDGDSGQAELSGTDPKAASANSRKDKSLRVMSQKFVMLFLVSSPPVVSLEIAAKILIGEDHVADQDKNKFKTKIRRLYDIANVLSSLELIKKVHVTEDKGRKPAFKWTGPEDLPSPKDLGTSTTSSASQPLESRSSVDNCAKNLFSSPGTKRGFTRHHSLVKLVKTIQNDRRKINSAPSSPIKMTGDSANSEFYTNKMAHLAAICKKQLDKQSTGRHIQPNNEVTDALNGSPSHSSESTSASNHQPHGPSGMQIPVLPAGAISYLSTKCSPIIPVLIPQHQAGGSYAVYVHPTSLRPQPTSLAVRSMTFESPGSANAKTSPAAMTSSNQTNHQSSHDKEPTSPSTLKRACGEKSLVESPSKLQRIEPKSVSPKLCEILQARLKARRGASVSHRPSPRALHLEFSKPCENQPPSLPTSTAPLEHSVETFLEKEDKVQTSDSEAGLTPVRPPQSQAQKLSVPFQDMGLPSGPIHTETLIPAGYLIPIPQQSIVNFRDVQCSAGEISKASTPTYNVYHTPTAGSRPPLPQEVTPTRLPLHRIPPMSPFPSHGHRIHSPSPAILNFTLQNLGLIPGTTTPNSTPESSSTLPSPHPGLPHQGMIFVKPLSPARALQSASIHGQPVTLISIPQALVTTPKGGQPLQQSFFHTPVSFPTVTNTTAPKNIYIPQRKLDVSPEDN; translated from the exons ATGTCCAGTCAATTATCAGAAGGTCAAACATTAATCAAGAAACCTTTAATAAGTCCATTGAAGGCCACAACAACAAATGACAAG GGACATGTTTTTGCGGAACCACAAACGCCACTAAAAAACGCAAATAAGGCTCCAGTATCTGAAGCTGCATCACTTGAGAGCCATAATAACATGGGGCCCCTGACAACTCCTACTAAGGGCCTTGAGGCACCGTCTAGCGAGCCCTGGACACCCACCTCCAACCTGAAGATGCTCATCAGTGCAGCCAGTCCTGAGATTCGCAACCGTGAGAAGGAACAAGCCGTGGACAGCGGTGAATCGGAGAACTCACAG GAGCCTGAGCAAGGGGAAGAAGTAGAAAAGCTCCAGATAAGTCGTAAAGACAAAAGCCTTGGTTTGCTGTGTTACAAATTTCTTGCAAGGTACCCAAACTACCCCAATCCTGCTGTAAACAACAAAATCAGCCTCGACGATGTGGCAACAGAACTGA ATGTGGAACGACGCCGGATCTACGACATCATGAACGTTCTCGAGAGCCTAAACATGGTCAGCCGGCTGGCTAAGAACTGCTACACGTGGCACGGCCGGGTAAAACTTGCGCAGACGCTTGCCGAGCTGAAACAGGCCGGCAAAAAGAACCGTTATGAGCAACTGATGCACCAGATCCGTCAAAGGAACCTAGAGCgagaagagagagagtttgACTTGGAGGGAGAGGAGAAGGAGAATgaagaaatgtccagttttgaTATGGATGGAGACTCTGGTCAAGCAGAGCTGTCAGGAACAGATCCTAAAGCAG CTTCAGCGAATAGTCGGAAAGACAAATCTCTGAGAGTGATGAGTCAGAAATTTGTCATGTTGTTCCTGGTGTCCAGCCCTCCTGTGGTTAGTCTTGAAATAGCTGCCAAGATCCTCATCGGTGAAGATCACGTGGCGGATCAGGACAAAAACAAGTTCAAAA CTAAGATCCGCAGGCTTTATGACATTGCAAATGTTCTGAGCAGCCTAGAGCTGATAAAGAAAGTGCATGTGACTGAGGATAAAGGAAGAaagcctgctttcaaatggactGGACCAGAAGACTTACCATCTCCAAAGG ATCTGGGGACCTCCACTACATCATCAGCATCACAGCCTCTAGAGTCTCGTTCCTCTGTTGATAACTGTGCTAAAAATCTCTTTTCCTCCCCCGGAACAAAGCGAGGTTTTACCCGCCACCATTCCTTAGTCAAGCTGGTTAAGACCATACAGAACGACCGCAGGAAAATAAACTCCGCACCTTCTAGTCCTATTAAAATGACAG GTGATTCTGCAAACAGTGAGTTCTACACAAACAAAATGGCCCATCTGGCTGCTATCTGCAAAAAGCAACTAGATAAACAGTCAAC GGGCCGTCATATTCAACCAAACAATGAGGTGACAGATGCTCTGAATGGAAGCCCTTCACACTCATCTGAATCCACGTCTGCTAGCAATCATCAGCCCCATGGGCCTTCAGGAATGCAGATCCCAGTTTTGCCCGCTGGGGCAATCTCATACCTTTCTACTAAGTGCTCTCCAATCATCCCGGTTCTGATTCCTCAGCACCAGGCTGGTGGGTCATATGCCGTTTACGTGCACCCCACCTCTCTTAGACCGCAGCCCACCAGCCTAGCGGTCCGGTCAATGACGTTTGAGAGCCCAGGGAGTGCAAACGCAAAGACCTCACCGGCTGCCATGACTAGCAGTAACCAAACCAACCACCAGTCATCACATGATAAAGAGCCGACAAGTCCCTCAACCCTTAAACGAGCATGTGGAGAAAAGAGCTTAGTGGAAAGTCCATCCAAACTTCAGCGGATAGAGCCAAAG AGTGTTTCTCCAAAGCTGTGTGAGATTCTTCAAGCTCGCCTAAAGGCCCGTAGAGGGGCTTCTGTCTCCCACCGCCCTTCCCCGCGAGCCCTGCATCTGGAGTTCTCCAAGCCCTGTGAGAACCAGCCTCCCTCATTGCCCACCAGCACAGCGCCTCTGGAGCACAGCGTGGAGACCTTCCTGGAGAAGGAGGACAAGGTTCAGACCTCAGACAGTGAGGCAGGACTGACCCCTGTCCGACCGCCACAGTCGCAGGCCCAGAAGCTCAGCGTTCCCTTTCAGGACATGGGACTGCCATCCGGACCCATACATACAGAG ACTTTGATCCCTGCAGGTTATTTGATTCCGATCCCTCAGCAGTCCATCGTCAACTTCAGAGATGTGCAGTGCTCCGCTGGAGAAATCTCCAAAGCCTCCACACCAACATATAATGTCTACCACACCCCAACAGCAG GTTCTAGACCCCCTCTTCCTCAAGAAGTGACCCCGACTCGGCTCCCTCTCCACCGGATACCGCCCATGTCCCCCTTTCCTTCTCACGGCCATCGCATCCACAGCCCCAGTCCTGCTATTCTCAACTTCACGCTGCAGAATCTGGGCCTCATTCCCGGCACCACCACACCAAACTCCACTCCTGAGTCATCCAGCACACTTCCATCTCCCCACCCAGGGCTCCCTCACCAGGGCATGATCTTTGTAAAGCCCCTCTCACCTGCCCGAGCTCTGCAATCGGCTTCAATACACGGACAACCCGTCACGCTCATCAGCATACCACAG
- the e2f8 gene encoding transcription factor E2F8 isoform X2, whose amino-acid sequence MLSPRMYNAVKKRWKMSSQLSEGQTLIKKPLISPLKATTTNDKGHVFAEPQTPLKNANKAPVSEAASLESHNNMGPLTTPTKGLEAPSSEPWTPTSNLKMLISAASPEIRNREKEQAVDSGESENSQEPEQGEEVEKLQISRKDKSLGLLCYKFLARYPNYPNPAVNNKISLDDVATELNVERRRIYDIMNVLESLNMVSRLAKNCYTWHGRVKLAQTLAELKQAGKKNRYEQLMHQIRQRNLEREEREFDLEGEEKENEEMSSFDMDGDSGQAELSGTDPKAASANSRKDKSLRVMSQKFVMLFLVSSPPVVSLEIAAKILIGEDHVADQDKNKFKTKIRRLYDIANVLSSLELIKKVHVTEDKGRKPAFKWTGPEDLPSPKDLGTSTTSSASQPLESRSSVDNCAKNLFSSPGTKRGFTRHHSLVKLVKTIQNDRRKINSAPSSPIKMTGDSANSEFYTNKMAHLAAICKKQLDKQSTGRHIQPNNEVTDALNGSPSHSSESTSASNHQPHGPSGMQIPVLPAGAISYLSTKCSPIIPVLIPQHQAGGSYAVYVHPTSLRPQPTSLAVRSMTFESPGSANAKTSPAAMTSSNQTNHQSSHDKEPTSPSTLKRACGEKSLVESPSKLQRIEPKSVSPKLCEILQARLKARRGASVSHRPSPRALHLEFSKPCENQPPSLPTSTAPLEHSVETFLEKEDKVQTSDSEAGLTPVRPPQSQAQKLSVPFQDMGLPSGPIHTETLIPAGYLIPIPQQSIVNFRDVQCSAGEISKASTPTYNVYHTPTAGSRPPLPQEVTPTRLPLHRIPPMSPFPSHGHRIHSPSPAILNFTLQNLGLIPGTTTPNSTPESSSTLPSPHPGLPHQGMIFVKPLSPARALQSASIHGQPVTLISIPQALVTTPKGGQPLQQSFFHTPVSFPTVTNTTAPKNIYIPQRKLDILH is encoded by the exons ATGTTATCTCCAAGAATGTATAATGCTGTGAAGAAACG GTGGAAAATGTCCAGTCAATTATCAGAAGGTCAAACATTAATCAAGAAACCTTTAATAAGTCCATTGAAGGCCACAACAACAAATGACAAG GGACATGTTTTTGCGGAACCACAAACGCCACTAAAAAACGCAAATAAGGCTCCAGTATCTGAAGCTGCATCACTTGAGAGCCATAATAACATGGGGCCCCTGACAACTCCTACTAAGGGCCTTGAGGCACCGTCTAGCGAGCCCTGGACACCCACCTCCAACCTGAAGATGCTCATCAGTGCAGCCAGTCCTGAGATTCGCAACCGTGAGAAGGAACAAGCCGTGGACAGCGGTGAATCGGAGAACTCACAG GAGCCTGAGCAAGGGGAAGAAGTAGAAAAGCTCCAGATAAGTCGTAAAGACAAAAGCCTTGGTTTGCTGTGTTACAAATTTCTTGCAAGGTACCCAAACTACCCCAATCCTGCTGTAAACAACAAAATCAGCCTCGACGATGTGGCAACAGAACTGA ATGTGGAACGACGCCGGATCTACGACATCATGAACGTTCTCGAGAGCCTAAACATGGTCAGCCGGCTGGCTAAGAACTGCTACACGTGGCACGGCCGGGTAAAACTTGCGCAGACGCTTGCCGAGCTGAAACAGGCCGGCAAAAAGAACCGTTATGAGCAACTGATGCACCAGATCCGTCAAAGGAACCTAGAGCgagaagagagagagtttgACTTGGAGGGAGAGGAGAAGGAGAATgaagaaatgtccagttttgaTATGGATGGAGACTCTGGTCAAGCAGAGCTGTCAGGAACAGATCCTAAAGCAG CTTCAGCGAATAGTCGGAAAGACAAATCTCTGAGAGTGATGAGTCAGAAATTTGTCATGTTGTTCCTGGTGTCCAGCCCTCCTGTGGTTAGTCTTGAAATAGCTGCCAAGATCCTCATCGGTGAAGATCACGTGGCGGATCAGGACAAAAACAAGTTCAAAA CTAAGATCCGCAGGCTTTATGACATTGCAAATGTTCTGAGCAGCCTAGAGCTGATAAAGAAAGTGCATGTGACTGAGGATAAAGGAAGAaagcctgctttcaaatggactGGACCAGAAGACTTACCATCTCCAAAGG ATCTGGGGACCTCCACTACATCATCAGCATCACAGCCTCTAGAGTCTCGTTCCTCTGTTGATAACTGTGCTAAAAATCTCTTTTCCTCCCCCGGAACAAAGCGAGGTTTTACCCGCCACCATTCCTTAGTCAAGCTGGTTAAGACCATACAGAACGACCGCAGGAAAATAAACTCCGCACCTTCTAGTCCTATTAAAATGACAG GTGATTCTGCAAACAGTGAGTTCTACACAAACAAAATGGCCCATCTGGCTGCTATCTGCAAAAAGCAACTAGATAAACAGTCAAC GGGCCGTCATATTCAACCAAACAATGAGGTGACAGATGCTCTGAATGGAAGCCCTTCACACTCATCTGAATCCACGTCTGCTAGCAATCATCAGCCCCATGGGCCTTCAGGAATGCAGATCCCAGTTTTGCCCGCTGGGGCAATCTCATACCTTTCTACTAAGTGCTCTCCAATCATCCCGGTTCTGATTCCTCAGCACCAGGCTGGTGGGTCATATGCCGTTTACGTGCACCCCACCTCTCTTAGACCGCAGCCCACCAGCCTAGCGGTCCGGTCAATGACGTTTGAGAGCCCAGGGAGTGCAAACGCAAAGACCTCACCGGCTGCCATGACTAGCAGTAACCAAACCAACCACCAGTCATCACATGATAAAGAGCCGACAAGTCCCTCAACCCTTAAACGAGCATGTGGAGAAAAGAGCTTAGTGGAAAGTCCATCCAAACTTCAGCGGATAGAGCCAAAG AGTGTTTCTCCAAAGCTGTGTGAGATTCTTCAAGCTCGCCTAAAGGCCCGTAGAGGGGCTTCTGTCTCCCACCGCCCTTCCCCGCGAGCCCTGCATCTGGAGTTCTCCAAGCCCTGTGAGAACCAGCCTCCCTCATTGCCCACCAGCACAGCGCCTCTGGAGCACAGCGTGGAGACCTTCCTGGAGAAGGAGGACAAGGTTCAGACCTCAGACAGTGAGGCAGGACTGACCCCTGTCCGACCGCCACAGTCGCAGGCCCAGAAGCTCAGCGTTCCCTTTCAGGACATGGGACTGCCATCCGGACCCATACATACAGAG ACTTTGATCCCTGCAGGTTATTTGATTCCGATCCCTCAGCAGTCCATCGTCAACTTCAGAGATGTGCAGTGCTCCGCTGGAGAAATCTCCAAAGCCTCCACACCAACATATAATGTCTACCACACCCCAACAGCAG GTTCTAGACCCCCTCTTCCTCAAGAAGTGACCCCGACTCGGCTCCCTCTCCACCGGATACCGCCCATGTCCCCCTTTCCTTCTCACGGCCATCGCATCCACAGCCCCAGTCCTGCTATTCTCAACTTCACGCTGCAGAATCTGGGCCTCATTCCCGGCACCACCACACCAAACTCCACTCCTGAGTCATCCAGCACACTTCCATCTCCCCACCCAGGGCTCCCTCACCAGGGCATGATCTTTGTAAAGCCCCTCTCACCTGCCCGAGCTCTGCAATCGGCTTCAATACACGGACAACCCGTCACGCTCATCAGCATACCACAG
- the e2f8 gene encoding transcription factor E2F8 isoform X1 — MLSPRMYNAVKKRWKMSSQLSEGQTLIKKPLISPLKATTTNDKGHVFAEPQTPLKNANKAPVSEAASLESHNNMGPLTTPTKGLEAPSSEPWTPTSNLKMLISAASPEIRNREKEQAVDSGESENSQEPEQGEEVEKLQISRKDKSLGLLCYKFLARYPNYPNPAVNNKISLDDVATELNVERRRIYDIMNVLESLNMVSRLAKNCYTWHGRVKLAQTLAELKQAGKKNRYEQLMHQIRQRNLEREEREFDLEGEEKENEEMSSFDMDGDSGQAELSGTDPKAASANSRKDKSLRVMSQKFVMLFLVSSPPVVSLEIAAKILIGEDHVADQDKNKFKTKIRRLYDIANVLSSLELIKKVHVTEDKGRKPAFKWTGPEDLPSPKDLGTSTTSSASQPLESRSSVDNCAKNLFSSPGTKRGFTRHHSLVKLVKTIQNDRRKINSAPSSPIKMTGDSANSEFYTNKMAHLAAICKKQLDKQSTGRHIQPNNEVTDALNGSPSHSSESTSASNHQPHGPSGMQIPVLPAGAISYLSTKCSPIIPVLIPQHQAGGSYAVYVHPTSLRPQPTSLAVRSMTFESPGSANAKTSPAAMTSSNQTNHQSSHDKEPTSPSTLKRACGEKSLVESPSKLQRIEPKSVSPKLCEILQARLKARRGASVSHRPSPRALHLEFSKPCENQPPSLPTSTAPLEHSVETFLEKEDKVQTSDSEAGLTPVRPPQSQAQKLSVPFQDMGLPSGPIHTETLIPAGYLIPIPQQSIVNFRDVQCSAGEISKASTPTYNVYHTPTAGSRPPLPQEVTPTRLPLHRIPPMSPFPSHGHRIHSPSPAILNFTLQNLGLIPGTTTPNSTPESSSTLPSPHPGLPHQGMIFVKPLSPARALQSASIHGQPVTLISIPQALVTTPKGGQPLQQSFFHTPVSFPTVTNTTAPKNIYIPQRKLDVSPEDN, encoded by the exons ATGTTATCTCCAAGAATGTATAATGCTGTGAAGAAACG GTGGAAAATGTCCAGTCAATTATCAGAAGGTCAAACATTAATCAAGAAACCTTTAATAAGTCCATTGAAGGCCACAACAACAAATGACAAG GGACATGTTTTTGCGGAACCACAAACGCCACTAAAAAACGCAAATAAGGCTCCAGTATCTGAAGCTGCATCACTTGAGAGCCATAATAACATGGGGCCCCTGACAACTCCTACTAAGGGCCTTGAGGCACCGTCTAGCGAGCCCTGGACACCCACCTCCAACCTGAAGATGCTCATCAGTGCAGCCAGTCCTGAGATTCGCAACCGTGAGAAGGAACAAGCCGTGGACAGCGGTGAATCGGAGAACTCACAG GAGCCTGAGCAAGGGGAAGAAGTAGAAAAGCTCCAGATAAGTCGTAAAGACAAAAGCCTTGGTTTGCTGTGTTACAAATTTCTTGCAAGGTACCCAAACTACCCCAATCCTGCTGTAAACAACAAAATCAGCCTCGACGATGTGGCAACAGAACTGA ATGTGGAACGACGCCGGATCTACGACATCATGAACGTTCTCGAGAGCCTAAACATGGTCAGCCGGCTGGCTAAGAACTGCTACACGTGGCACGGCCGGGTAAAACTTGCGCAGACGCTTGCCGAGCTGAAACAGGCCGGCAAAAAGAACCGTTATGAGCAACTGATGCACCAGATCCGTCAAAGGAACCTAGAGCgagaagagagagagtttgACTTGGAGGGAGAGGAGAAGGAGAATgaagaaatgtccagttttgaTATGGATGGAGACTCTGGTCAAGCAGAGCTGTCAGGAACAGATCCTAAAGCAG CTTCAGCGAATAGTCGGAAAGACAAATCTCTGAGAGTGATGAGTCAGAAATTTGTCATGTTGTTCCTGGTGTCCAGCCCTCCTGTGGTTAGTCTTGAAATAGCTGCCAAGATCCTCATCGGTGAAGATCACGTGGCGGATCAGGACAAAAACAAGTTCAAAA CTAAGATCCGCAGGCTTTATGACATTGCAAATGTTCTGAGCAGCCTAGAGCTGATAAAGAAAGTGCATGTGACTGAGGATAAAGGAAGAaagcctgctttcaaatggactGGACCAGAAGACTTACCATCTCCAAAGG ATCTGGGGACCTCCACTACATCATCAGCATCACAGCCTCTAGAGTCTCGTTCCTCTGTTGATAACTGTGCTAAAAATCTCTTTTCCTCCCCCGGAACAAAGCGAGGTTTTACCCGCCACCATTCCTTAGTCAAGCTGGTTAAGACCATACAGAACGACCGCAGGAAAATAAACTCCGCACCTTCTAGTCCTATTAAAATGACAG GTGATTCTGCAAACAGTGAGTTCTACACAAACAAAATGGCCCATCTGGCTGCTATCTGCAAAAAGCAACTAGATAAACAGTCAAC GGGCCGTCATATTCAACCAAACAATGAGGTGACAGATGCTCTGAATGGAAGCCCTTCACACTCATCTGAATCCACGTCTGCTAGCAATCATCAGCCCCATGGGCCTTCAGGAATGCAGATCCCAGTTTTGCCCGCTGGGGCAATCTCATACCTTTCTACTAAGTGCTCTCCAATCATCCCGGTTCTGATTCCTCAGCACCAGGCTGGTGGGTCATATGCCGTTTACGTGCACCCCACCTCTCTTAGACCGCAGCCCACCAGCCTAGCGGTCCGGTCAATGACGTTTGAGAGCCCAGGGAGTGCAAACGCAAAGACCTCACCGGCTGCCATGACTAGCAGTAACCAAACCAACCACCAGTCATCACATGATAAAGAGCCGACAAGTCCCTCAACCCTTAAACGAGCATGTGGAGAAAAGAGCTTAGTGGAAAGTCCATCCAAACTTCAGCGGATAGAGCCAAAG AGTGTTTCTCCAAAGCTGTGTGAGATTCTTCAAGCTCGCCTAAAGGCCCGTAGAGGGGCTTCTGTCTCCCACCGCCCTTCCCCGCGAGCCCTGCATCTGGAGTTCTCCAAGCCCTGTGAGAACCAGCCTCCCTCATTGCCCACCAGCACAGCGCCTCTGGAGCACAGCGTGGAGACCTTCCTGGAGAAGGAGGACAAGGTTCAGACCTCAGACAGTGAGGCAGGACTGACCCCTGTCCGACCGCCACAGTCGCAGGCCCAGAAGCTCAGCGTTCCCTTTCAGGACATGGGACTGCCATCCGGACCCATACATACAGAG ACTTTGATCCCTGCAGGTTATTTGATTCCGATCCCTCAGCAGTCCATCGTCAACTTCAGAGATGTGCAGTGCTCCGCTGGAGAAATCTCCAAAGCCTCCACACCAACATATAATGTCTACCACACCCCAACAGCAG GTTCTAGACCCCCTCTTCCTCAAGAAGTGACCCCGACTCGGCTCCCTCTCCACCGGATACCGCCCATGTCCCCCTTTCCTTCTCACGGCCATCGCATCCACAGCCCCAGTCCTGCTATTCTCAACTTCACGCTGCAGAATCTGGGCCTCATTCCCGGCACCACCACACCAAACTCCACTCCTGAGTCATCCAGCACACTTCCATCTCCCCACCCAGGGCTCCCTCACCAGGGCATGATCTTTGTAAAGCCCCTCTCACCTGCCCGAGCTCTGCAATCGGCTTCAATACACGGACAACCCGTCACGCTCATCAGCATACCACAG